Below is a window of Synergistota bacterium DNA.
ACTACAAGACGCATATCAGGATAACTAACAAAAGCTTTAAGAGATCCGTCTAAAAACTCGACTACCCCGTGAATCCAGGCTTCCCTATGGATTATAACCTTAACTTTACCGGGAGGTAGATTAAAAAGCCAGGAAGCTTCTATAACCTCAAATCCCTTATTCATCAGGGTAGCCGAATCAACGGTTATCCTCCTTCCCATTTTCCAAACAGGATGATTAAGAACATCACGAGCGGATGCACACTTTCTCTCATCGTGAGAAAAGTCTCTCAGAGCCCCTCCAGAAGCTGTAAGATAGACTTTCTCCACTTCATCATCAGAATCTATACACGAAAATATAGCCCAGTGCTCACTATCGAGAGGAATAAGCTGATCACGAGATTTCACTTCTTTCACTATAAACTCTCCTCCAACCACAAGCGCTTCTTTCGTAGATAGAAAGACTTTCTTGCCCAATCTCAAAGCCTCATACGTAGGTAAAAATCCAGCTATGCCCACTACACAAACGACAATAGCATCAATATCATCAAAATCTTTCCATATCTTTATAAGGGCTTCCCTCTCACCCGCATAAACCCGAGATCCCAATATCTTCTCAAGTTTCTCAGCC
It encodes the following:
- a CDS encoding 1-deoxy-D-xylulose-5-phosphate reductoisomerase — protein: MAEIFQKKGNKLHGNSNLPLRLAVLGATGSIGKAVISVKRAFPELIELVALTGGRNVDSMFSLVKELSPKRVGMVFKDAAEKLEKILGSRVYAGEREALIKIWKDFDDIDAIVVCVVGIAGFLPTYEALRLGKKVFLSTKEALVVGGEFIVKEVKSRDQLIPLDSEHWAIFSCIDSDDEVEKVYLTASGGALRDFSHDERKCASARDVLNHPVWKMGRRITVDSATLMNKGFEVIEASWLFNLPPGKVKVIIHREAWIHGVVEFLDGSLKAFVSYPDMRLVV